A genomic segment from Azospirillum sp. TSH58 encodes:
- a CDS encoding AAA family ATPase, whose translation MNSSIGKGGTLPGHEAHASVLPDSLLQSGAGDSSDVRGRQEATVFATLAVLWRRKLLLLAIILLGTATITYVMQSLKPMYRATAMVQLDSRRVELAEFKSVVSNLTPEAPAVRSEVSIVGSRALAERVVEKLGLLNDPEFNPTLKAPDGADDHWLKRVTKAGVGALPPEGNDVLRQIVQQATALFRADESPYARDPDQARLLTIDTLLRRIEARNDDRSFTIIIEASSVDPAKAAAIANAFGQAYLDYRTEMNRDMTERVNQWLGGRLIEAREAVRGAEEAIRSFRKENSLLELPPDGRNMVQQQMNEFATQLTAAQAQKAAAEARVRQARDQSAANNAAAIPEVLASPLIQKLREAEAMLERRLAELQQVYGDKHQDIVNLRRGIGELKARIRDEVGKIQKGLDADLEVARIREATLLKGIADLQEQQKGIEATGIRLRDLERAADAHRTLYRSLAERYEQTMALKNTGALDAHLSAPALPPIRPAFPQLRMSLGVGLVGSTALAVALVLLLERLSSGLRTPTQVERATGVPCLGMVPSLPRNEATWNLPLHSDSRRAREIGAFREAIQTVRTMACMPRKRGTPPKVLLVTSSIPKEGKSVLAANLARSLAGLGLNTLLIDADFRRPSIAKLLGYQPQGSIADLLDGRAGIDDLIHQETTNLGVLGNTVGTPDAHDRISSQAMSDLIQWARHNYDVVVIDSAPVMLFSDALALSFLADSVIYVVRWQHTPLDTVTAGFNKLKSVDSAVGGVVLSRVVASKHVKYGHKDDAYYYALHAPARH comes from the coding sequence GTGAATTCTTCGATCGGCAAAGGCGGAACGCTTCCAGGCCACGAAGCGCACGCCAGCGTCCTTCCGGACAGCCTCCTGCAATCCGGCGCCGGGGACTCCTCCGATGTCCGCGGCCGCCAGGAGGCGACCGTCTTCGCCACGCTGGCCGTGCTGTGGCGGCGCAAGCTGCTGCTGCTCGCCATCATCCTGCTGGGGACGGCGACCATCACCTACGTCATGCAGTCGCTGAAGCCGATGTACCGGGCCACCGCGATGGTGCAGCTCGATTCCCGGCGGGTCGAGCTGGCGGAGTTCAAGTCGGTGGTCTCCAACCTGACGCCCGAGGCGCCGGCGGTGCGCAGCGAGGTGTCCATCGTCGGATCCCGTGCGCTGGCGGAACGGGTGGTGGAGAAGCTGGGCCTGCTGAACGATCCCGAATTCAATCCGACGCTCAAGGCGCCGGACGGCGCGGACGACCATTGGCTGAAGCGGGTGACCAAGGCCGGCGTCGGCGCGCTGCCGCCGGAAGGCAACGACGTGCTGCGCCAGATCGTGCAGCAGGCGACCGCCCTGTTCCGCGCCGATGAAAGCCCCTACGCCCGCGACCCGGACCAGGCCCGCCTGCTGACCATCGACACGCTGCTGCGCCGGATCGAGGCGCGCAACGACGACCGGTCCTTCACCATCATCATCGAGGCGTCGTCGGTCGATCCCGCCAAGGCCGCGGCCATCGCCAACGCCTTCGGCCAGGCCTATCTGGACTACCGGACGGAGATGAACCGCGACATGACCGAGCGGGTCAACCAGTGGCTCGGCGGCCGGCTCATCGAGGCGCGCGAGGCGGTGCGCGGCGCGGAGGAGGCCATCCGCAGCTTCCGCAAGGAGAACAGCCTGCTGGAACTGCCGCCGGACGGGCGCAACATGGTCCAGCAGCAGATGAACGAGTTCGCCACCCAGCTGACCGCCGCGCAGGCGCAGAAGGCGGCGGCCGAGGCCCGCGTGCGCCAGGCCCGTGACCAGAGCGCCGCCAACAACGCCGCGGCGATCCCGGAGGTGCTGGCCTCCCCGCTGATCCAGAAGCTGCGCGAGGCGGAGGCGATGCTGGAGCGCCGGCTGGCCGAGCTTCAGCAGGTCTATGGCGACAAGCACCAGGACATCGTGAATCTCCGCCGCGGCATCGGCGAGCTGAAGGCGCGCATCCGCGACGAGGTCGGCAAGATCCAGAAGGGCCTGGACGCCGATCTGGAGGTCGCGCGCATCCGCGAGGCCACCCTGCTGAAGGGCATCGCCGACCTGCAGGAGCAGCAGAAGGGCATCGAGGCGACGGGCATCCGGCTCCGCGACCTGGAACGCGCCGCCGACGCGCACCGCACGCTCTACCGCAGCCTCGCCGAACGCTACGAGCAGACGATGGCGCTGAAGAACACCGGGGCGCTGGACGCCCATCTCAGCGCCCCGGCCCTGCCGCCGATCCGCCCGGCCTTCCCGCAGCTGCGCATGTCGCTGGGCGTCGGGCTGGTCGGCTCCACGGCGTTGGCGGTGGCGCTGGTGCTGCTGCTGGAGCGGCTCAGCTCCGGCCTGCGCACGCCGACCCAGGTGGAGCGGGCGACCGGCGTGCCGTGCCTCGGCATGGTCCCGTCGCTTCCCCGCAACGAGGCGACCTGGAACCTGCCCCTCCACTCCGACAGCCGCCGCGCCCGCGAGATCGGGGCCTTCCGCGAGGCGATCCAGACGGTGCGCACCATGGCCTGCATGCCGCGCAAGCGGGGGACGCCGCCCAAGGTGCTGCTCGTCACCTCCTCCATCCCCAAGGAAGGGAAGTCGGTGCTGGCGGCCAATCTGGCGCGGTCGCTGGCCGGTCTGGGGCTGAACACGCTGCTGATCGACGCGGATTTCCGCCGCCCCTCCATCGCGAAGCTGCTGGGCTACCAGCCGCAGGGCAGCATCGCCGACCTGCTGGACGGGCGCGCCGGCATCGACGACCTGATCCATCAGGAGACCACCAACCTCGGCGTCCTGGGCAACACCGTCGGCACCCCCGATGCGCACGACCGCATCAGCTCCCAGGCGATGAGCGACCTGATCCAATGGGCGCGCCACAATTACGACGTGGTGGTGATCGACAGCGCCCCGGTGATGCTGTTCTCCGACGCGCTGGCCCTGTCCTTCCTGGCCGACAGCGTGATCTACGTCGTGCGCTGGCAGCACACCCCGCTGGACACCGTGACGGCCGGCTTCAACAAGCTGAAATCGGTCGACAGCGCGGTCGGCGGCGTCGTGCTGTCGCGGGTCGTCGCGTCCAAGCACGTCAAGTACGGCCACAAGGACGACGCCTACTACTACGCCCTGCACGCGCCCGCGCGGCATTGA
- a CDS encoding UDP-glucuronic acid decarboxylase family protein: MTSTTERVLVTGGAGFIGSHLCERLLAAGKEVLCVDNYFTGARSNIAHLLDNPKFEAVRHDITFPLYVEVDAIYNLACPASPVHYQFDPVQTTKTSVHGAINMLGLAKRVKATILQASTSEVYGDPFVHPQREDYWGNVNPIGPRACYDEGKRCAETLFFDYNRQHKVPIKVARIFNTYGPRMNPNDGRVVSNFIVQALKGDPITIYGDGSQTRSFCYVDDLVEGLHRLMETDGTVTGPINLGNPGEFTILELAETVIRMTGSRSRVERHPLPQDDPRQRKPDITKANAYLKWMPHVPLEEGLERTIAYFAKTYF; the protein is encoded by the coding sequence ATGACGTCCACGACTGAGCGCGTTCTTGTGACAGGTGGCGCCGGCTTCATCGGATCGCACCTGTGCGAGCGTCTTCTGGCCGCCGGGAAAGAGGTCCTGTGCGTCGACAACTATTTCACGGGTGCGCGTTCGAATATTGCGCATCTTCTCGACAACCCGAAGTTCGAGGCGGTGCGCCACGACATCACCTTCCCCCTCTATGTCGAGGTGGACGCGATCTACAACCTCGCCTGTCCGGCCTCGCCGGTGCACTACCAGTTCGACCCGGTGCAGACGACCAAGACGTCGGTGCACGGCGCCATCAACATGCTGGGGCTGGCCAAGCGGGTGAAGGCGACGATCCTCCAGGCCTCGACCAGCGAGGTCTACGGCGATCCCTTCGTCCACCCGCAGCGCGAGGACTATTGGGGCAACGTGAACCCCATCGGTCCGCGCGCCTGCTACGACGAGGGCAAGCGCTGCGCCGAGACGCTGTTCTTCGACTACAACCGGCAGCACAAGGTTCCGATCAAGGTCGCGCGCATCTTCAACACCTACGGGCCGCGCATGAATCCGAACGACGGGCGCGTGGTGTCGAACTTCATCGTCCAGGCGCTGAAGGGCGATCCGATCACGATCTACGGCGACGGGTCGCAGACGCGGTCCTTCTGCTACGTCGACGATCTGGTCGAAGGGCTGCACCGGCTGATGGAGACGGACGGGACGGTGACCGGCCCGATCAACCTCGGCAATCCCGGCGAATTCACCATTCTGGAGCTGGCGGAGACCGTCATCCGGATGACCGGATCGCGCTCCAGGGTCGAGCGGCACCCGCTGCCCCAGGACGATCCGCGGCAGCGCAAGCCCGACATCACCAAGGCCAACGCCTACCTGAAATGGATGCCGCACGTGCCGCTCGAAGAGGGGCTGGAGCGCACCATCGCCTATTTCGCCAAGACCTATTTCTGA
- a CDS encoding undecaprenyl-phosphate glucose phosphotransferase gives MFELPSRNSPAKPDYGARVGMAFQGPRPASASPVAAAASAPALLCGLVVADALMVVGTGLAAEGIAARLLRAAPADPALFTGVVNAFAGVFNAAVGPLVVLSLMCLYSAGCYRNLRPKAVRRTIGSHAGPLFGAWTAAFLVLVLMLGVTGDLRRLDTAAAGTLWLWYGLGLFGLTALRSLFLRLARDWNLAGGLRQRTLLVGTNDLAFEWLDRLQRTEGAGYQVIGAVSTAADRPASVNAPPLTTARLAGVPVLGGVTGLVEQVRKNRIDLVVVALPWSAEAEITDILERLRVLAVDVRLLPHRLIARTAGLSVDATAGIPLLGVIHHPLAGWRGVLKRSEDLLIGGAALAALAPVLLLAAAAIKLESPGPVLFRQKRFGFNNEEFEIWKFRTMHTDRGDQSGAQRTVRNDPRVTRVGRFLRRTSIDELPQLFNVLRGDMSIVGPRPHPVAMKAGDVLYHEAVENYACRHRVRPGITGWAQVNGLRGEIDNLHTAARRVEHDLYYVDNWSLGLDAEIMVRTALLLFWDRNAY, from the coding sequence ATGTTCGAACTCCCTTCACGAAACAGCCCGGCGAAGCCGGACTACGGCGCGCGCGTGGGGATGGCCTTCCAAGGCCCGCGCCCGGCGTCCGCCTCGCCGGTCGCCGCGGCGGCCTCCGCCCCCGCCCTGCTGTGCGGGCTGGTCGTCGCGGACGCGCTGATGGTCGTCGGGACGGGGCTGGCGGCGGAGGGCATCGCCGCCCGGTTGCTGCGGGCGGCCCCCGCCGATCCGGCCCTGTTCACAGGCGTCGTCAACGCTTTCGCGGGCGTCTTCAACGCCGCGGTCGGCCCGTTGGTGGTGCTGTCGCTGATGTGCCTCTACAGCGCGGGCTGCTACCGCAACCTGCGTCCCAAGGCGGTGCGGCGGACCATCGGTTCGCACGCCGGGCCGCTGTTCGGGGCCTGGACGGCGGCCTTCCTGGTGCTCGTCCTCATGCTCGGCGTGACGGGGGACCTGCGGCGGCTGGACACGGCGGCGGCGGGGACGCTGTGGCTGTGGTACGGGCTCGGCCTGTTCGGGCTGACCGCGCTGCGCAGCCTGTTCCTCCGGCTGGCGCGCGACTGGAATCTGGCCGGCGGCCTGCGCCAACGGACCCTGCTGGTCGGCACCAACGATCTGGCCTTCGAATGGCTGGACCGGCTCCAGCGGACGGAAGGGGCGGGCTACCAGGTGATCGGCGCGGTGTCCACCGCGGCGGACCGGCCCGCATCCGTGAACGCCCCGCCCCTGACCACCGCCCGGCTGGCCGGTGTGCCGGTGCTGGGGGGCGTGACCGGGCTGGTCGAGCAGGTGCGCAAGAACCGCATCGACCTCGTGGTGGTGGCCCTGCCCTGGAGCGCCGAGGCCGAGATCACCGACATTCTGGAGCGGCTGCGCGTCCTCGCGGTCGACGTCCGCCTGCTGCCGCACCGGCTGATCGCCCGCACCGCGGGCCTGTCGGTCGATGCGACGGCGGGCATTCCACTGTTGGGCGTCATCCATCACCCGCTGGCCGGCTGGCGCGGCGTGCTGAAGCGGTCGGAGGACCTGCTGATCGGCGGCGCGGCGCTGGCGGCGCTGGCCCCGGTCCTTCTGCTGGCCGCCGCGGCGATCAAGCTGGAAAGCCCCGGCCCGGTGCTGTTCCGCCAGAAGCGCTTCGGCTTCAACAACGAAGAGTTCGAGATCTGGAAGTTCCGCACGATGCACACCGACCGCGGCGACCAGTCGGGCGCGCAGCGGACCGTGCGCAACGACCCCAGGGTGACGCGCGTCGGGCGCTTCCTGCGCCGCACGAGCATCGACGAGCTTCCGCAGCTCTTCAACGTCCTGCGCGGGGACATGTCCATCGTCGGGCCGCGGCCCCATCCCGTGGCCATGAAGGCCGGCGACGTGCTGTACCACGAGGCGGTGGAGAACTACGCCTGCCGCCACCGCGTCCGCCCCGGAATCACCGGCTGGGCGCAGGTCAACGGGCTGCGCGGCGAGATCGACAACCTCCACACCGCCGCCCGCCGCGTCGAGCACGACCTCTACTACGTCGACAACTGGTCCCTGGGGCTGGACGCCGAGATCATGGTGCGCACCGCCCTCCTCCTTTTCTGGGACCGCAACGCCTACTGA
- a CDS encoding NAD-dependent epimerase/dehydratase family protein, with translation MSVALVTGSCGLIGSESCLHFGALGMDVVGIDNDMRRTFFGDEASTAWQRQTLEQTLRQRYRHHAIDIRDAAAIDALFERHGSSISLIIHTAAQPSHDWAARDPQMDFSVNANGTLNLLEAARRHCPDAVFIFTSTNKVYGDTPNRLPLIETETRYEIDPTHRYAGGIAEDMSIDATLHSLFGASKVAADVLVQEYGRYFGMKTVCFRGGCLTGPNHSPTQLHGFLAYLMRCAVTGTRYDVIGYKGKQVRDNIHSNDLIAAFHAVHDAPRSAEVYNIGGGRASNCSILEAVALCEEITGRPMDLAFKEANRIGDHIWWVSSLDRFRSHYPSWDIRHDVRNILTDIHDSNLRRWRVEAVA, from the coding sequence ATGTCCGTCGCCCTTGTCACCGGTTCCTGCGGATTGATCGGGTCGGAGAGTTGCCTGCATTTCGGTGCGCTGGGAATGGACGTCGTCGGCATCGACAACGACATGCGGCGGACCTTCTTCGGCGACGAGGCCTCGACCGCGTGGCAGCGCCAGACGCTGGAGCAGACGCTGCGCCAGCGCTACCGCCACCACGCCATCGACATCCGCGACGCCGCGGCCATCGACGCGCTGTTCGAGCGGCACGGCTCCAGCATCTCCCTGATCATCCACACGGCGGCCCAGCCCTCGCACGACTGGGCGGCGCGCGATCCGCAGATGGACTTCTCGGTGAACGCCAACGGCACGCTGAATCTGCTGGAGGCGGCGCGGCGGCATTGCCCGGACGCGGTGTTCATCTTCACCTCGACCAACAAGGTCTACGGCGACACGCCGAACCGCCTGCCGCTGATCGAGACCGAAACCCGCTATGAGATCGACCCGACGCACCGCTACGCCGGCGGCATCGCCGAGGACATGTCGATCGACGCCACCCTGCACAGCCTGTTCGGCGCCTCGAAAGTGGCCGCCGACGTGTTGGTGCAGGAATACGGCCGCTATTTCGGCATGAAGACGGTGTGCTTCCGCGGCGGCTGCCTGACCGGGCCGAACCATTCGCCGACGCAGCTCCACGGCTTCCTGGCCTATCTGATGCGCTGCGCCGTCACCGGCACCCGCTACGACGTGATCGGCTACAAGGGCAAGCAGGTCCGCGACAACATCCACAGCAACGACCTGATCGCCGCCTTCCACGCCGTCCACGACGCGCCGCGCAGCGCCGAGGTCTACAACATCGGCGGCGGGCGCGCGAGCAACTGCTCCATCCTGGAGGCGGTGGCGCTGTGCGAGGAAATCACCGGGCGCCCGATGGATCTGGCCTTCAAGGAGGCCAACCGCATCGGCGACCACATCTGGTGGGTCAGCTCGCTCGACCGGTTCCGCTCCCACTACCCGTCCTGGGACATCCGGCACGACGTGCGCAACATCCTGACCGACATTCACGACAGCAACTTGCGCCGCTGGCGCGTGGAGGCCGTGGCATGA
- a CDS encoding WecB/TagA/CpsF family glycosyltransferase, producing the protein MIDHGKKEVLGVYVNAVDYEAGVRAIIDAAEQQKPFAVSALAVHGVMTGALDPEHRYRLNAIDLVTPDGQPVRWALNRLHGAALPDRVYGPNLMLRTCAAAAARGLPIYLYGATAGLLATLTTALTERFPGLIIAGARPSAFRTLSAEERAAVDREIIESGARIVFVGLGCPRQETWVYEHKAALSMPLIAVGAAFDFIAGKQPQAPMWMQNAGLEWLFRLSTEPRRLWRRYVMLNPAFLFLLACQAVQMPLVRSGQARRPKGELRFG; encoded by the coding sequence ATGATCGACCATGGGAAAAAGGAAGTCCTCGGCGTCTACGTCAACGCCGTCGATTACGAGGCCGGCGTGCGCGCCATCATCGACGCGGCGGAGCAGCAAAAGCCCTTCGCGGTCAGCGCGCTCGCCGTGCACGGGGTGATGACCGGGGCGCTCGACCCCGAGCACCGCTACCGCCTGAACGCCATCGACCTCGTGACTCCGGACGGCCAGCCGGTGCGCTGGGCGCTGAACCGGCTGCACGGCGCCGCCCTGCCGGACCGCGTCTACGGCCCGAACCTGATGCTGCGCACCTGCGCGGCGGCGGCGGCGCGGGGGCTTCCCATCTACCTCTACGGCGCCACGGCGGGGCTGCTCGCCACGCTGACCACGGCGCTGACGGAGCGTTTCCCCGGCCTGATCATCGCCGGCGCCCGCCCGTCCGCCTTCCGCACGCTGAGCGCCGAGGAGCGCGCGGCGGTGGACCGCGAGATCATCGAGTCCGGCGCGCGGATCGTCTTCGTCGGGCTGGGCTGCCCGCGCCAGGAGACCTGGGTCTACGAGCACAAGGCGGCGCTGTCGATGCCGCTGATCGCGGTCGGCGCCGCCTTCGACTTCATCGCCGGGAAACAGCCGCAGGCGCCGATGTGGATGCAGAATGCCGGTCTGGAATGGCTGTTCCGGCTGTCCACCGAGCCGCGGCGGCTGTGGCGGCGCTACGTCATGCTGAATCCGGCCTTCCTGTTCCTGCTGGCCTGCCAGGCGGTGCAGATGCCGCTGGTCCGCAGCGGCCAGGCGCGGCGTCCGAAAGGAGAGCTTCGATTTGGTTAG
- a CDS encoding glycosyltransferase family 4 protein gives MSLKILSAIVVPPHLAVSGASKAAEKLSVALQAHDRIDIANMGMASRVPMDPGKPGERIEVRTSSPFVGLDSILPKRAKTLFYQSSIPALIRHGSYDLVHIHNPIPALEMMRVARACVAKGVPYVVSTHGFVEIGNPAAFRRMDAARRLAWDLLIDRPVRYVVRNAAAICAISPVDLPIVRGFGFTGDDIAVIPYGVDRPNDWGAPTPADRDIHRRFGIPEREEDGGPVTAFFLANHTANKGLGVLLDAFIGLPMPFRLIVGGEKRDFVDYEAYQRRCGPGQTIHLTGNLAEAEVAAMFRRSDLFVFPTLADTFPNVILEAMAFGVPVVTTRVGGIPHQVDDGCAVIVEPGDPLALRAAVEQLAADPERRVRMGRHGRLRATQRFDWAAAAADTHRLYDAVIRRPAGAAVLRAA, from the coding sequence ATGAGCCTGAAGATCCTGTCGGCGATCGTCGTGCCGCCGCATCTGGCGGTCAGCGGCGCCAGCAAGGCGGCGGAGAAGCTGAGCGTCGCGCTGCAGGCGCACGACCGCATCGACATCGCGAACATGGGCATGGCGAGCCGGGTCCCGATGGACCCCGGCAAGCCCGGCGAGCGGATCGAGGTGCGGACCTCCAGCCCCTTCGTCGGGCTCGATTCCATCCTGCCCAAGCGCGCCAAGACCCTGTTCTACCAGTCGAGCATCCCGGCGCTGATCCGCCACGGCTCCTACGATCTGGTGCACATCCACAACCCGATCCCGGCGCTGGAGATGATGCGGGTGGCCCGCGCCTGCGTGGCGAAGGGCGTGCCTTACGTGGTGTCCACCCACGGCTTCGTGGAGATCGGCAACCCGGCGGCCTTCCGGCGCATGGACGCGGCGCGGCGGCTGGCCTGGGACCTGCTGATCGACCGCCCCGTCCGCTACGTCGTCCGCAACGCCGCGGCCATCTGCGCGATCTCGCCGGTCGATCTGCCCATCGTCCGCGGCTTCGGCTTCACCGGGGACGACATCGCCGTCATTCCCTACGGCGTCGACCGCCCGAACGACTGGGGCGCGCCGACCCCGGCGGACCGCGACATCCACCGCCGGTTCGGCATCCCGGAGCGGGAGGAGGACGGCGGCCCCGTCACCGCCTTCTTCCTGGCCAACCACACGGCCAACAAGGGGCTGGGCGTGCTGCTCGACGCCTTTATCGGGCTGCCGATGCCGTTCCGCCTGATCGTCGGCGGCGAGAAGCGGGACTTCGTCGATTACGAGGCCTACCAGCGCCGCTGCGGGCCGGGCCAGACCATCCACCTCACCGGCAATCTGGCCGAGGCGGAGGTCGCCGCCATGTTCCGCCGCTCCGACCTGTTCGTCTTCCCGACCCTGGCCGACACCTTTCCCAACGTGATTCTGGAGGCGATGGCCTTCGGCGTCCCGGTTGTGACGACCCGGGTCGGCGGCATCCCGCATCAGGTCGATGACGGCTGCGCGGTGATCGTCGAGCCGGGCGACCCGCTGGCCCTGCGCGCCGCCGTGGAGCAATTGGCCGCCGACCCCGAGCGGCGGGTGCGGATGGGCCGCCATGGCCGCCTGCGCGCCACCCAGCGCTTCGACTGGGCCGCCGCCGCCGCCGACACCCACCGGCTCTACGACGCGGTGATCCGCCGCCCGGCGGGCGCCGCCGTCCTCAGGGCTGCCTGA
- a CDS encoding GDP-mannose 4,6-dehydratase, which translates to MEGKTLVTGGAGFVGCNLVKNLLEDGRDVVVLDALLRPGSERNAAWLQTLNAGSRLTFMKADVRDFAAVKSCMAGAEEVYHLAGQVAVTSSLDDPRTDFDINALGTFNVLEAARRMKNPPKVVFTSTNKVYGGLEHVAVERTGSRYRFVDRPLGVSEAEPLDFHSPYGCSKGAADQYVRDYARIYDLPTVVFRMSCIYGPRQFGNEDQGWVAHFIISALTGRPIHIYGDGMQVRDVLFVEDLVRAFRLATEKIEVSRGQVFNIGGGPENTISVWHEFGEMLSTLRGAPVEADFSDWRPGDQPCYVSDIRKAEQVLGWRPQVDRDTGIRRLWDWAERYLAQNGLPTDQTQLEPGRIALSA; encoded by the coding sequence ATGGAAGGCAAGACGCTCGTGACCGGCGGGGCCGGCTTCGTCGGCTGCAATCTGGTCAAGAACCTGCTGGAGGACGGGCGCGACGTCGTCGTCCTGGACGCCCTGCTGCGGCCGGGCAGCGAGCGGAACGCGGCGTGGCTGCAAACCCTCAACGCCGGGTCCCGCCTGACCTTCATGAAGGCCGACGTGCGCGACTTCGCCGCCGTCAAATCCTGCATGGCCGGAGCGGAGGAGGTTTACCACCTCGCCGGTCAGGTCGCGGTGACCTCCTCGCTGGACGATCCGCGCACCGACTTCGACATCAACGCGCTCGGCACCTTCAACGTGCTGGAGGCGGCGCGGCGCATGAAGAACCCGCCGAAGGTGGTCTTCACCTCGACCAACAAGGTCTATGGCGGGCTGGAGCATGTGGCGGTGGAGCGGACCGGCAGCCGCTACCGCTTCGTCGACCGCCCGCTCGGCGTCTCGGAGGCGGAGCCGCTGGACTTCCATTCGCCCTACGGCTGCTCCAAGGGGGCGGCGGACCAGTATGTGCGCGACTACGCCCGCATCTACGACCTGCCGACCGTCGTCTTCCGGATGAGCTGCATCTACGGTCCGCGCCAGTTCGGCAACGAGGACCAGGGCTGGGTCGCGCATTTCATCATCTCCGCGCTGACCGGGCGGCCCATCCACATCTACGGCGACGGCATGCAGGTGCGCGACGTGCTGTTCGTCGAGGACCTCGTGCGCGCCTTCCGCCTCGCCACCGAGAAGATCGAGGTCAGCCGCGGGCAGGTCTTCAACATCGGCGGCGGGCCGGAGAACACCATCTCGGTCTGGCACGAGTTCGGGGAGATGCTGTCCACCCTGCGCGGCGCGCCGGTGGAGGCCGACTTCTCCGACTGGCGGCCCGGCGACCAGCCCTGCTACGTCAGCGACATCCGCAAGGCGGAGCAGGTCCTCGGCTGGCGCCCGCAGGTGGACCGCGACACCGGCATCCGCCGCCTGTGGGACTGGGCGGAGCGCTATCTCGCGCAGAACGGCCTGCCCACGGACCAGACCCAGTTGGAGCCGGGCCGCATCGCCCTCAGCGCGTAA
- a CDS encoding NAD-dependent epimerase/dehydratase family protein, with protein MDVLVTGGAGFIGSHITHRLVSLGHRVTVIDNESTGLRSNVPAEVRYIRGDVTNPADLDKAFEERPDAVIHIAGQVSIIRAFSNPVGDLRTNVEGTVNVLQQCVERGVKRLLYASSMSAYGNAETVPTPEDTPCSPVSYYGVTKYAGERYVHLTAARPDLPGGLAVTSFRMYNVYGPRQAVDNPYQGVLGIFLGNIIRGEPIRIYGDGKQTRDFVFIDDVVDAWVGALDNPASHGKIFNLGSGRQTSISELADLALGALGRTRADHPVLYHPERPGEQRSVQADVAYAGSVLGWTPRTRLEQGLAETVRWALRENGRENGLESGPGNGMAERAVA; from the coding sequence ATGGACGTGCTTGTAACGGGCGGGGCCGGATTCATCGGCTCCCACATCACGCACCGCCTCGTGTCGCTCGGCCACCGGGTGACGGTGATCGACAACGAGTCCACCGGGCTGCGATCCAACGTGCCGGCGGAGGTGCGCTACATCCGCGGCGACGTCACCAACCCCGCCGACCTCGACAAGGCGTTCGAGGAGCGGCCCGACGCGGTGATCCACATCGCCGGGCAGGTGTCGATCATCCGCGCCTTCAGCAACCCGGTCGGCGACCTGCGCACCAACGTGGAAGGGACGGTGAACGTCCTCCAGCAGTGCGTGGAGCGCGGGGTGAAGCGCCTTCTCTACGCCAGCTCGATGAGCGCCTACGGCAACGCGGAGACCGTGCCGACGCCGGAGGACACGCCCTGCTCCCCGGTGTCCTACTACGGGGTGACGAAATACGCGGGCGAGCGCTACGTGCATCTGACGGCGGCGCGGCCCGACCTGCCGGGCGGTCTGGCCGTCACCTCCTTCCGCATGTACAACGTCTACGGACCGCGGCAGGCGGTGGACAACCCCTACCAGGGGGTGCTGGGCATCTTCCTGGGCAACATCATCCGGGGCGAGCCGATCCGCATCTACGGCGACGGCAAGCAGACCCGCGACTTCGTCTTCATCGACGACGTGGTGGACGCCTGGGTCGGCGCGCTCGACAACCCGGCCAGCCACGGGAAGATCTTCAACCTCGGCAGCGGGCGGCAGACCAGCATCAGCGAACTGGCCGACCTCGCGCTGGGGGCGCTCGGCCGGACGCGGGCGGACCATCCCGTGCTCTACCACCCCGAACGTCCGGGCGAGCAGCGCAGCGTGCAGGCGGACGTGGCCTATGCCGGGTCGGTGCTCGGCTGGACGCCGCGCACCCGGCTGGAGCAGGGGCTGGCGGAAACCGTGCGTTGGGCGCTGCGCGAGAACGGCCGTGAGAACGGGCTGGAAAGCGGTCCGGGAAACGGCATGGCGGAGCGCGCCGTGGCCTGA